One region of Leptospira fainei serovar Hurstbridge str. BUT 6 genomic DNA includes:
- a CDS encoding NADH-quinone oxidoreductase subunit J: MVGIFDNPQLLLFFIFSGIIIAGALGVVFHPNPITSAILLVLAFFALSGIYAVLGSVFVATMQVFVYAGAIMVLVVFVLMLLSLHDEGIAKLWTHPLKKGILLFFVALLGVVLINSVREGIPNTQSSSHGYSKNGNYEFDITQKGATKATKVEGNTAVVGTSMFLDYLLPFEVLSILLLAAVLGAVILGKKNLGKKPEEGER, translated from the coding sequence ATGGTAGGAATCTTCGATAATCCTCAATTGCTGTTGTTTTTTATTTTCTCCGGAATTATCATTGCGGGGGCGCTAGGCGTCGTATTTCATCCGAATCCGATCACCTCGGCGATCTTGTTGGTTCTCGCGTTCTTTGCGTTAAGCGGAATATATGCCGTTCTTGGTTCGGTCTTTGTGGCGACGATGCAGGTGTTCGTCTACGCAGGCGCGATTATGGTATTGGTCGTTTTCGTCCTAATGCTTTTATCTCTACACGACGAAGGCATCGCCAAACTTTGGACTCATCCCTTAAAGAAAGGCATTCTTTTGTTTTTTGTGGCCCTACTCGGAGTCGTACTAATCAATTCCGTACGGGAAGGAATTCCGAATACTCAATCTTCCTCCCACGGATATTCAAAAAACGGAAATTACGAATTTGATATAACTCAGAAGGGAGCGACAAAAGCCACGAAAGTGGAGGGAAATACCGCGGTAGTCGGAACGTCTATGTTCTTAGATTACCTTCTTCCTTTCGAAGTTTTGTCCATTTTACTTCTCGCAGCCGTGCTAGGCGCCGTTATCTTAGGAAAGAAGAATTTAGGGAAAAAACCCGAGGAAGGCGAAAGATGA
- a CDS encoding NADH-quinone oxidoreductase subunit D → MYEKTAEHFGSKFKHLPEGHLLVNLGPSHPATHGILQNVIQLDGERVVDVESVIGYVHRSFEKLGEKYTYNQFLVCTDRMNYVSTPLNNIGWILTVEKMMGIQVPDKVVYVRMIVSELSRIMDHIICNGILGVDLGAFSGMLHLFHHRENIYQVLEKLTGARLTTTFCRVGGLEKDIYPEFAAEVRTICKGLKPAIEEFQSLLVNNRIFMDRTVGIGGISAEDAIAYGYSGPNLRAAGVPWDIRKDDPYMFYDKVDFDVPIGEDGSVFHRTLVRMEEMRQSIRIIEQLVEGIPDGPHHADLPHIYLPEKDKVYHNMEELIYHFKLIMHGIKVPPGEYYQATEAANGELGFYIVSEGEKSPWRVHVRRPCFWFYQSFPELVKGGLLADTIATMSSLNVIAGELDC, encoded by the coding sequence ATGTATGAAAAGACGGCCGAACATTTCGGCTCCAAATTCAAGCATCTGCCGGAAGGTCATTTGCTGGTGAACCTTGGACCTTCGCATCCGGCTACCCATGGGATCCTCCAGAATGTCATTCAACTCGACGGCGAACGCGTTGTGGACGTGGAATCCGTTATCGGATACGTACATCGCAGTTTTGAAAAACTGGGCGAGAAATATACCTACAATCAGTTTCTAGTATGTACGGACAGGATGAACTACGTCTCGACTCCGCTAAACAATATCGGCTGGATTCTCACCGTAGAAAAGATGATGGGGATTCAGGTTCCGGATAAGGTAGTGTACGTCCGGATGATCGTATCCGAATTGTCCAGAATCATGGATCATATCATCTGTAACGGGATCCTGGGCGTGGATCTAGGCGCCTTCTCGGGTATGCTGCATTTGTTTCACCACCGTGAAAATATCTATCAGGTTTTGGAAAAACTGACCGGAGCTAGGCTGACGACAACCTTCTGCCGAGTCGGCGGACTGGAGAAGGATATTTATCCTGAATTTGCCGCCGAAGTTCGGACCATCTGCAAGGGACTCAAACCGGCGATCGAAGAGTTTCAGAGTTTATTAGTAAATAATAGAATCTTTATGGATCGCACTGTCGGAATCGGAGGTATTTCCGCCGAAGACGCGATTGCATACGGATATTCCGGTCCCAATTTGAGGGCCGCAGGAGTTCCTTGGGATATCCGTAAAGACGATCCGTATATGTTCTATGATAAGGTCGACTTCGACGTTCCGATCGGAGAGGATGGATCCGTTTTTCATCGGACTTTGGTTAGAATGGAAGAAATGCGTCAATCCATTCGAATCATAGAACAGTTAGTGGAGGGAATTCCCGATGGGCCACATCATGCGGATCTTCCTCATATCTATTTACCCGAGAAAGATAAAGTATATCATAATATGGAAGAGTTGATCTATCATTTCAAACTCATTATGCACGGTATTAAGGTTCCTCCCGGAGAATATTATCAGGCTACGGAAGCAGCCAACGGGGAGCTGGGTTTTTATATCGTTTCGGAAGGGGAAAAATCCCCTTGGCGAGTCCACGTTCGTCGACCTTGCTTTTGGTTTTATCAATCCTTTCCCGAATTGGTGAAGGGCGGCTTACTCGCGGATACTATTGCCACAATGAGTTCGCTTAACGTTATTGCAGGGGAGCTAGATTGCTAA
- a CDS encoding NADH-quinone oxidoreductase subunit NuoE family protein, with product MPYQFSQESEKRFGKLLEMFPDKRSVILPGLYLLQKEKGYVDREGMEYLAEKIGAPISLAQVYGVATFYTLYNKKPVGKFHIQICGTSSCYIRGNDAIEKHICSKLGVKLGQTTSDKKFTVEEVECLGACGYAPMVQINEAYYENLTLEKVDELLQSLG from the coding sequence ATGCCTTATCAGTTTTCCCAGGAATCCGAAAAAAGATTCGGTAAATTATTGGAGATGTTTCCGGATAAGCGAAGTGTGATTCTTCCAGGGTTATATCTGCTTCAAAAGGAAAAAGGATACGTGGATCGGGAAGGGATGGAATATCTTGCGGAGAAAATCGGAGCGCCGATCTCTTTAGCTCAAGTTTATGGAGTTGCGACCTTTTATACTCTCTATAATAAAAAACCCGTCGGAAAGTTTCATATTCAAATCTGCGGCACGTCAAGCTGTTATATACGCGGAAACGACGCGATAGAGAAACATATCTGCTCTAAGCTGGGAGTCAAGTTAGGCCAAACCACTTCGGATAAAAAGTTCACTGTGGAAGAGGTTGAATGTCTCGGAGCTTGCGGTTATGCGCCGATGGTGCAGATCAACGAAGCATATTACGAAAATTTAACTCTCGAAAAAGTAGACGAACTTCTTCAGAGTCTTGGTTAA
- a CDS encoding NADH-quinone oxidoreductase subunit A, whose amino-acid sequence MGSSPEHLGPLLIQFLLGVGFSALILGLAFLLNPKKKSKPHDTFECGVPYYGDAKGLFNIKFYLVAVLFILFDIEAVFLFPYAVNLKAFKEAGLGPFLLAEMFVFIFILVVGLYYIRRKGALEWD is encoded by the coding sequence ATGGGAAGCTCGCCCGAACATTTAGGCCCCCTCCTGATACAATTCCTTCTCGGAGTAGGATTCTCCGCCCTTATCCTCGGCCTCGCGTTTCTCTTAAACCCCAAGAAAAAATCCAAGCCCCATGATACTTTCGAATGCGGAGTCCCGTATTACGGCGATGCCAAAGGTTTGTTTAATATTAAGTTTTATCTGGTAGCAGTCCTGTTTATACTCTTCGACATAGAAGCGGTATTTCTTTTTCCATATGCCGTAAACTTAAAAGCCTTTAAGGAAGCCGGTCTCGGTCCGTTTCTATTAGCGGAGATGTTCGTCTTTATTTTTATTTTAGTCGTCGGTTTATATTATATACGTAGGAAGGGGGCGTTAGAATGGGATTGA
- a CDS encoding NADH-quinone oxidoreductase subunit B, which translates to MGLNDQLNQPGQMYGDMVQVASADTIINWGRSYSLWPYPFATACCGIEYMSTSCSDYDIARFGAERPSFSPRQADMILVLGTITYKMAPVLREIYDQLSEPKFVISYGACASSGGMFHAYSVLQGIDRILPVDLYVPGCPPRPEALLDAVIKLQEKVKTQGLEARRQEVMSKIREINERNKPLVVR; encoded by the coding sequence ATGGGATTGAACGATCAACTCAATCAGCCCGGTCAGATGTACGGCGATATGGTCCAGGTCGCCAGTGCGGATACGATTATCAACTGGGGTAGAAGCTACTCTCTTTGGCCTTATCCGTTTGCGACTGCATGTTGCGGAATCGAGTATATGAGTACTTCTTGCTCCGATTATGACATTGCAAGATTTGGGGCTGAGCGTCCCTCGTTTTCGCCTAGACAAGCGGATATGATTCTTGTCTTAGGAACGATTACGTACAAAATGGCTCCTGTTCTTCGCGAGATTTACGATCAACTTTCGGAGCCGAAGTTTGTGATCAGCTACGGAGCCTGCGCTTCTTCCGGAGGAATGTTTCACGCCTATTCCGTTCTGCAGGGGATCGATCGGATTCTCCCGGTTGATCTGTATGTCCCCGGATGTCCTCCTAGACCGGAGGCCCTTCTGGATGCGGTGATTAAGCTTCAAGAAAAGGTCAAAACCCAGGGCTTGGAAGCTAGACGTCAGGAAGTGATGAGTAAAATTCGGGAGATCAATGAAAGAAACAAACCTTTGGTCGTCCGATGA
- a CDS encoding ankyrin repeat domain-containing protein, whose amino-acid sequence MILNFKRYWRYQILLALCLSISISATPEQDREFLSSVKEGTLKKVETLLSQGARIDAKDEEGRTALMLAQGEDVVEFLIKNGANLNAQDQDGNSVLFYRLLPLLKVKVPDMDDLAEAKRLIESGAQIEYMARKGEDQHPVSLLNMAIRNKNLTLVKFLVENGANPNHDPGGVEEYPLFLAVGGASSSPDLSITEYLLANGAKPVFTSRLKEIQTPEGPKQIGARNAFHYATETLGTDPKIFDVLAKAGTNLNHRDARGKTPLIEAIYRKNVGAAEKLIALGADITLSDIEGKTAFDLAKEVQLESVARLIGEKLSPKTP is encoded by the coding sequence ATGATTCTAAATTTTAAAAGGTATTGGAGATATCAAATCTTACTCGCGTTATGTCTTTCCATCTCTATATCCGCTACTCCGGAGCAGGATAGGGAATTCCTTTCTTCGGTAAAAGAAGGTACTCTGAAGAAAGTGGAAACTCTGCTTTCACAAGGCGCAAGAATCGACGCAAAGGATGAGGAAGGTCGAACCGCTCTCATGCTCGCGCAAGGCGAAGATGTCGTCGAATTTCTAATCAAGAATGGAGCGAACTTAAACGCTCAGGATCAGGACGGAAATTCGGTCCTTTTCTATCGGCTTCTTCCTCTTCTTAAAGTCAAGGTACCGGATATGGACGATCTCGCCGAGGCAAAGCGTTTGATTGAGTCGGGAGCGCAGATTGAATATATGGCCAGAAAAGGAGAGGATCAACATCCTGTGTCTCTCTTGAATATGGCGATACGGAATAAGAACCTCACTCTCGTAAAATTTTTAGTCGAGAACGGAGCAAACCCGAATCACGATCCAGGTGGTGTCGAGGAATATCCGCTCTTTCTTGCGGTCGGCGGAGCCTCCTCCTCTCCCGATCTTTCCATTACCGAATACTTATTGGCAAACGGAGCAAAACCCGTCTTTACAAGTCGCTTAAAAGAGATTCAAACTCCTGAAGGACCCAAACAAATCGGAGCCCGAAACGCTTTTCATTATGCGACGGAGACGCTTGGCACCGACCCGAAAATTTTCGACGTTCTCGCAAAGGCAGGTACAAACCTGAATCATCGGGATGCCCGAGGTAAAACTCCCTTGATCGAGGCAATTTACCGGAAAAATGTCGGTGCGGCTGAGAAGTTAATAGCTTTGGGGGCGGATATAACTCTTTCGGATATAGAAGGCAAAACTGCATTCGACTTGGCAAAAGAAGTACAACTGGAATCAGTTGCACGTCTTATTGGCGAAAAACTTTCGCCTAAAACTCCTTAG
- a CDS encoding HsdM family class I SAM-dependent methyltransferase yields MFIQSTYNPSKHRLITSSKALGQFFTPPSLAKIMVEWTSGAKSKFEAKSPFRVLDPAAGKGIFFSMTDCSAYTEFHGWEIDPILFRECQQILDKSGAEGGSKFLTLGDFLTAKVDFLYDAILCNPPYKRLNHSKLGNDLLKTFKKQVGVSIPGTANLYVFFLLRILSLLKEGGRGAVLLPYEFLNAGYGIPVKRALLESDSLRRILFLDSSWSLFSGAVTSSCILFLEKLKPESSGFLWSRVPSSSLNSEGTSIESIEWRKVVLNAGDKWTRLLRKDKDNIYKIKSDAKISSNNNYVSMAKSSQLDRVSILEFGKFRRGIATGDNGFFLLSEKEVLNLQIPPEFLRSSIPKAQYALSPFFTGDDWNVLRSGGAKVWLLDAKEVRSIDNHKGIKKYLEEGIKRGVPNRFLPSRRRPWHSQESREPARILATSFHREDIRFVLNSSPAVNLTCFHGFTAKPGYQEYEDLLFAYLITPHAHKELESRTREYAQGLRKVEPGDLNSLIVPDFRKLQELEKEKIGSLLAKYRGLLHPWTPGRRRKPEQIVGKNPAERQLLVSIEEFFFL; encoded by the coding sequence ATGTTTATTCAGTCAACTTACAATCCTTCGAAACATAGATTGATCACTTCCTCCAAAGCTTTAGGTCAATTTTTTACGCCGCCCTCTTTGGCTAAAATAATGGTTGAGTGGACTTCCGGAGCAAAATCGAAATTCGAAGCTAAGTCTCCCTTTCGAGTCTTGGATCCTGCTGCGGGCAAAGGGATTTTTTTTTCCATGACCGATTGCTCGGCTTATACCGAATTCCACGGCTGGGAGATTGATCCGATTTTATTTAGAGAGTGTCAGCAAATTCTTGACAAAAGTGGAGCGGAAGGCGGTTCAAAGTTTTTAACTTTAGGCGATTTCTTAACTGCAAAAGTGGATTTTCTTTACGATGCGATCTTGTGTAATCCGCCTTATAAACGGCTCAATCATTCGAAGCTTGGAAACGATCTGCTCAAAACATTCAAAAAACAAGTGGGAGTTTCAATTCCTGGTACAGCGAACTTATACGTTTTTTTTCTTTTGAGAATTCTTTCCCTACTTAAGGAAGGGGGAAGAGGAGCGGTGCTCCTTCCTTACGAATTCCTAAACGCCGGATATGGAATCCCCGTTAAACGTGCGCTTCTCGAATCGGATTCGCTTAGAAGAATACTTTTCTTGGATTCATCCTGGTCTTTGTTTTCAGGAGCGGTAACATCCTCCTGTATACTGTTTTTAGAAAAATTAAAACCGGAATCGTCCGGATTTTTATGGTCGCGTGTTCCTTCATCCTCCCTTAATAGCGAAGGAACATCCATCGAAAGCATAGAATGGAGAAAGGTAGTGTTAAATGCCGGAGATAAATGGACTCGATTACTTCGGAAAGATAAGGATAATATTTATAAAATAAAAAGTGATGCGAAAATATCGTCTAACAATAATTATGTGAGTATGGCGAAGAGTTCCCAACTTGATAGGGTTTCAATTCTTGAGTTCGGAAAATTTCGCAGAGGAATCGCGACAGGGGATAACGGATTTTTCCTACTTTCCGAAAAAGAAGTTTTAAATTTACAGATACCGCCTGAATTTCTTCGTTCTTCCATCCCAAAGGCCCAATACGCCCTTTCTCCTTTCTTTACCGGTGATGACTGGAATGTACTTCGATCGGGAGGAGCTAAGGTTTGGCTTTTGGACGCCAAGGAAGTCCGAAGTATAGACAATCATAAAGGAATTAAGAAATATCTAGAGGAAGGAATTAAACGGGGAGTTCCCAATCGTTTTCTTCCTTCTCGAAGACGGCCCTGGCATTCGCAGGAAAGTAGGGAACCTGCCAGGATTTTAGCGACTTCCTTTCATCGCGAGGATATTCGATTCGTGTTGAACTCAAGTCCCGCGGTCAATCTTACGTGTTTTCACGGTTTCACCGCAAAGCCCGGATACCAGGAGTATGAGGATCTTCTGTTTGCGTATTTAATCACGCCGCACGCTCATAAAGAATTGGAGTCCAGAACCAGGGAATATGCGCAAGGTTTGAGAAAAGTGGAACCGGGAGATTTGAATTCCTTGATCGTACCGGATTTCAGAAAGCTTCAAGAACTGGAAAAAGAGAAAATCGGCTCTCTCTTAGCCAAATACAGGGGGCTACTTCATCCATGGACTCCGGGAAGGCGTAGAAAACCTGAGCAAATAGTCGGAAAGAACCCGGCCGAAAGGCAGTTGCTCGTGTCCATTGAGGAATTTTTCTTTTTATAA
- the nuoF gene encoding NADH-quinone oxidoreductase subunit NuoF: MAEMRILTKYIDDPRSNELEFYESVHGYDGMKKALQLKPEEIVDIVKKSGLRGRGGAGFPTGMKWSFIPKDIPKPKYIICNADEGEPGTFKDRKLIEKLPHQIIEGMVIGAKAIGANKGFFYIRGEFNKGIDSMQKAIDEAYAKGYLGKNILGSGFDFDLVLYAGAGAYICGEETALINSLEGRRGHPRLKPPFPAVSGLYRCPTVVNNVETFSTVPHIIDKGADWYSKIGTEKSPGTRLFSVSGHVKKPGVYEIVLGTPLMDLINDLCGGMLDDKPLKAVIPGGSSVPILTAEECKTANMDFESMAAHKTMLGSGAVIVIGEGTDLVETTYRFARFYAHESCGQCTPCREGTHWVRDLLDKIRKGNGTSEDLELILSLSKNMEGGTTICPLSDACVGAVRPTIQKFRHEFEARLKEKTPVPSPAASGV, translated from the coding sequence ATGGCCGAAATGAGAATTCTCACCAAATATATAGATGATCCTCGATCCAACGAGCTTGAATTTTACGAGTCAGTCCACGGATACGATGGAATGAAGAAGGCCCTCCAGCTAAAGCCGGAAGAGATCGTGGATATCGTTAAGAAATCCGGTCTCCGTGGACGGGGTGGAGCGGGTTTTCCCACCGGTATGAAGTGGTCGTTCATTCCTAAAGATATTCCTAAACCGAAATATATAATTTGCAATGCGGACGAAGGCGAACCTGGCACCTTTAAGGACCGGAAGTTGATTGAAAAACTTCCGCACCAGATCATCGAAGGAATGGTCATAGGCGCGAAAGCTATCGGCGCTAATAAAGGATTCTTTTATATTCGCGGAGAGTTTAATAAAGGCATCGATTCCATGCAGAAGGCCATAGACGAAGCCTATGCAAAAGGATACTTAGGAAAAAACATACTCGGTAGCGGATTCGATTTCGATTTAGTTCTGTATGCCGGCGCCGGCGCCTATATTTGCGGAGAGGAAACCGCTCTCATCAATTCTTTGGAAGGGCGTAGGGGACATCCGCGATTGAAGCCGCCCTTTCCGGCGGTATCCGGATTATATCGATGCCCGACTGTCGTAAATAATGTGGAAACGTTTTCCACCGTTCCTCATATCATAGATAAGGGGGCGGATTGGTATTCCAAAATCGGAACTGAAAAATCGCCGGGGACCCGGCTCTTTTCCGTTTCCGGACATGTTAAGAAACCCGGAGTTTACGAAATCGTGTTAGGAACGCCGTTGATGGATTTGATCAACGATCTATGCGGCGGAATGTTGGACGACAAACCTCTAAAAGCGGTAATTCCTGGCGGATCCTCCGTGCCTATTTTGACTGCGGAAGAATGCAAAACGGCGAATATGGATTTTGAATCCATGGCGGCTCATAAAACTATGCTCGGTTCGGGCGCTGTCATCGTAATCGGTGAAGGAACGGATCTCGTCGAAACCACCTATCGATTCGCAAGGTTTTATGCGCATGAATCGTGCGGACAATGTACTCCTTGCCGCGAAGGAACTCATTGGGTCCGGGATCTTTTGGATAAAATTCGAAAAGGAAACGGGACCAGCGAGGACTTGGAATTGATTCTTTCTCTTTCTAAAAATATGGAAGGTGGAACCACCATTTGTCCTCTTTCCGACGCTTGCGTAGGTGCAGTCAGACCTACGATTCAGAAGTTCCGTCACGAGTTCGAGGCAAGGCTTAAGGAGAAGACCCCCGTTCCTTCTCCTGCCGCATCAGGAGTATAA
- the nuoK gene encoding NADH-quinone oxidoreductase subunit NuoK, translated as MNPAILNPTISGIPVEYILILACVVFTIGVAGVLFRRSAVVIFMSIELILNSVNLVFVTFSKALYQVQGEVVVFFVMAIAAAEAAIGLALVVAIQRKKKTSFVDEMNLMKW; from the coding sequence ATGAATCCGGCCATACTTAATCCGACAATCTCGGGAATCCCTGTGGAATATATTTTAATTTTGGCCTGCGTCGTTTTTACGATCGGAGTTGCCGGAGTGCTTTTTAGAAGAAGCGCAGTGGTAATTTTCATGTCCATCGAACTCATTTTAAATTCGGTAAATTTGGTATTCGTAACGTTCTCTAAAGCCTTATATCAAGTTCAAGGAGAAGTGGTGGTATTTTTCGTAATGGCTATCGCGGCCGCGGAAGCCGCAATCGGTTTGGCTCTCGTAGTCGCGATTCAGCGTAAGAAAAAAACCAGC
- a CDS encoding MaoC family dehydratase, translated as MAKLVLSSFAELEAYVGKELGVSAPHEITQEQINKFAEATLDHQWIHTDPARAAKESPFGTTIAHGYLTLSMAPYLLSQILELKNIKMGINYGMEKLRFLDPVKVGSKLKLRAELIELKDLRGTARMTLKLSFEVEGAPKPAAIGEVIYLYQFA; from the coding sequence ATGGCCAAACTCGTTTTATCTAGTTTTGCGGAACTCGAAGCCTATGTCGGAAAGGAGCTTGGAGTTTCCGCTCCTCATGAAATCACTCAGGAACAGATTAATAAGTTTGCCGAAGCTACCCTCGACCATCAATGGATCCATACGGACCCGGCTCGTGCAGCCAAAGAATCTCCCTTTGGGACGACCATAGCGCACGGTTATCTGACTCTTTCTATGGCCCCCTACCTACTTTCCCAGATTTTAGAACTGAAAAATATCAAGATGGGAATCAATTACGGAATGGAAAAGCTCCGATTCCTGGACCCGGTAAAAGTCGGTTCTAAACTCAAGCTCCGCGCGGAACTTATCGAATTAAAAGATCTCCGGGGAACGGCAAGAATGACCCTAAAACTCAGCTTCGAAGTGGAAGGCGCGCCCAAACCGGCCGCGATCGGAGAAGTCATTTACCTATACCAATTCGCTTAA
- a CDS encoding MarR family winged helix-turn-helix transcriptional regulator: MNPRTIIYLISRIRDEFHRHLNRELKEKGLGQLSTTHADILFALAMSKKVPMQEIAKMIDRDKSTLTALVDKLEDLGYVERARDNGDQRVVNLQLTKKAYSIRPIMLGISRSLLSGLYKGFSEPEKKELVRLLDKLYKNLK, from the coding sequence ATGAATCCCCGAACAATAATTTACCTAATTTCGCGTATACGAGACGAATTTCATCGACACTTAAATCGGGAACTCAAGGAAAAAGGTCTAGGACAATTATCCACCACTCACGCCGACATACTTTTTGCCTTGGCGATGTCTAAGAAAGTTCCGATGCAAGAAATCGCCAAAATGATCGATAGGGATAAATCGACTTTAACGGCGCTGGTGGATAAGTTGGAGGATCTAGGATACGTTGAGCGGGCACGGGATAACGGGGATCAGAGAGTAGTGAATCTGCAGCTTACAAAGAAAGCCTACTCCATACGACCGATTATGCTCGGCATCTCCAGATCCCTACTGTCAGGATTATACAAAGGATTTTCGGAACCGGAAAAAAAAGAATTAGTCCGGTTATTGGATAAACTTTATAAAAATTTAAAGTGA
- the nuoH gene encoding NADH-quinone oxidoreductase subunit NuoH, translating into MDWNQILFWLLKSALFFGVFITACAYYTLAERKVAGYIQDRKGPNRAGPFGLFQPLADGIKFLTKEEIFPKNVNKVMYLIAPAISMTCAIMAWSVVPLGGILPLPSWVTEKTGLSVLDLQIANPDTGILFLFAISSLSVYGIILAGWSSNNKYSLIGGIRSTAQMISYELPLGMSVAAIVILTGSLRLTDINDAQIGQWNIFKLPGFIAFSIFVVAMFAETNRLPFDLAEAESELVVGFHTEYGAFKFALFFIAEYMNMITMSCVVTLLFFGGYNVPFGVLADSSFHALFGLGLFAIKVLFFAFLFMWVRWTLPRFRYDQLMTIGWKTMIPWAVANIVVASAYVGTDGFWKW; encoded by the coding sequence ATGGATTGGAACCAGATTCTTTTTTGGTTACTGAAAAGTGCGCTCTTTTTCGGCGTGTTTATCACTGCCTGCGCATACTATACGCTGGCTGAAAGGAAAGTGGCAGGCTATATTCAGGACCGAAAAGGACCGAATCGTGCCGGTCCGTTCGGACTTTTCCAGCCTCTTGCGGACGGGATCAAATTCCTTACGAAGGAAGAAATTTTTCCGAAGAATGTAAATAAGGTAATGTATCTGATTGCTCCGGCAATTTCGATGACTTGTGCGATTATGGCGTGGTCCGTGGTTCCCTTAGGCGGGATTTTACCTTTACCTAGTTGGGTGACTGAGAAAACCGGTTTAAGCGTTTTAGATTTGCAAATCGCCAATCCCGATACTGGGATTCTTTTTCTATTTGCCATCTCAAGTCTTTCGGTCTACGGGATTATTCTCGCTGGATGGTCCAGCAATAATAAGTATTCTTTAATCGGCGGAATTCGTTCGACCGCTCAAATGATCAGTTATGAACTTCCGTTAGGCATGTCGGTAGCGGCCATCGTCATTTTAACCGGTTCATTACGATTAACTGATATTAATGATGCGCAGATCGGGCAATGGAATATCTTCAAACTTCCGGGATTTATAGCATTTTCCATTTTTGTGGTAGCGATGTTCGCCGAAACGAATCGGCTACCTTTCGACTTGGCCGAAGCCGAGTCCGAACTGGTTGTGGGATTTCATACGGAATACGGGGCTTTTAAATTCGCGCTATTCTTCATCGCGGAATATATGAATATGATCACGATGAGTTGCGTCGTGACTCTTCTGTTCTTCGGAGGGTATAATGTTCCGTTCGGCGTTTTGGCAGACTCATCGTTTCACGCGTTGTTTGGGCTTGGACTCTTTGCGATAAAGGTACTTTTTTTTGCCTTCCTTTTCATGTGGGTTCGTTGGACTCTGCCCAGGTTTAGATACGACCAACTCATGACGATCGGTTGGAAGACGATGATTCCCTGGGCCGTAGCCAATATCGTAGTCGCTAGCGCTTACGTAGGCACGGATGGATTTTGGAAATGGTAG
- a CDS encoding NADH-quinone oxidoreductase subunit C: MKETIDRFLKDKFPQYVYKEEEVISNLPVFFLKAEGIVPVFSALKNAPGIELNYLNDLTAIDWLGKKEPRFEVCYLLRSGNKSSARVQFKVPLSEGEGVPSIVPIFKGANWPEREVYDLFGIPFHNHPQLERLIMPDNFQGHPLRKDFPLEGFGQDYLIEDLLTIHIEDDMEAG; encoded by the coding sequence ATGAAAGAAACGATAGATCGCTTCCTCAAAGACAAATTTCCCCAATACGTCTATAAGGAAGAAGAGGTTATCTCCAACCTCCCTGTATTCTTCCTAAAAGCAGAAGGAATTGTTCCGGTCTTTTCCGCGCTAAAGAACGCGCCCGGAATCGAACTGAATTATTTAAACGACTTAACCGCAATCGATTGGTTAGGAAAGAAAGAACCTAGATTCGAAGTTTGCTATCTTCTGCGGTCCGGAAATAAATCCTCCGCTCGAGTCCAATTCAAAGTTCCTCTTTCTGAAGGCGAGGGAGTTCCTAGTATCGTGCCTATTTTCAAAGGCGCGAACTGGCCGGAACGGGAAGTTTACGATCTTTTTGGAATCCCGTTTCATAACCATCCTCAGTTGGAACGACTGATTATGCCGGACAATTTCCAAGGACATCCTTTGCGGAAAGATTTTCCGTTGGAGGGATTTGGCCAAGACTATTTGATCGAAGACCTGCTGACGATTCACATCGAAGATGATATGGAGGCAGGATGA